In Rickettsia endosymbiont of Gonocerus acuteangulatus, the following are encoded in one genomic region:
- the istB gene encoding IS21-like element helper ATPase IstB yields the protein MQNLFNDLRSFRLSGIVNSLNERIIYAQNNKLGFKEFLSLLCEDEKSNRKDNNYRRRKSAAKLPVTKNLEDFDFNFQPSVDAKVISDLSTCDYINTKGNVIFIGDSGTGKTHLAIGLALKALTREYSVYFTTVSDMLYNLHIARADNSYHKKVKLLLSFDLLILDELGFKQLPKHSVEDFFNIIAKRYENKSTIITTNKDFEKWNEIFADEVLTHAIIDRVVHHAHILNIKGKSYRINNYKSGGNMA from the coding sequence ATGCAGAACTTATTTAATGACCTACGAAGCTTTAGATTATCAGGTATAGTCAATAGTTTAAATGAAAGGATTATTTATGCTCAAAATAATAAACTAGGATTTAAAGAATTTCTATCACTATTATGTGAAGATGAAAAATCTAACCGTAAGGATAATAATTACCGTCGCCGTAAAAGTGCTGCTAAATTGCCGGTAACTAAAAATTTAGAAGACTTTGATTTTAATTTCCAACCAAGTGTTGATGCCAAAGTAATAAGTGATTTATCAACTTGTGATTATATTAATACTAAGGGAAATGTAATATTCATAGGTGATTCAGGAACTGGGAAAACTCATCTTGCCATTGGGCTAGCATTAAAAGCTTTAACACGAGAATACTCTGTATATTTTACTACGGTATCGGATATGCTTTATAATTTACATATTGCAAGAGCAGATAATAGTTATCACAAAAAGGTTAAATTACTCCTATCGTTTGATTTATTAATTCTTGATGAGCTCGGGTTTAAGCAATTGCCAAAACATTCAGTAGAAGACTTTTTTAATATTATTGCTAAACGATATGAAAATAAATCTACCATTATTACCACAAACAAGGATTTTGAAAAATGGAATGAAATATTTGCTGATGAAGTATTAACTCATGCAATTATTGATCGAGTGGTACATCATGCTCATATACTAAACATAAAAGGTAAAAGTTATCGTATTAATAACTATAAATCTGGAGGTAATATGGCATAA
- a CDS encoding helix-turn-helix domain-containing protein, giving the protein MMNRKYRHLSREERYEIKRMYDLGVSINKI; this is encoded by the coding sequence ATGATGAACAGAAAATATAGACACTTATCTCGAGAAGAGAGATATGAGATAAAAAGAATGTATGACCTAGGAGTCAGTATTAATAAGATATAG
- a CDS encoding IS30 family transposase — protein MIYAIAQHLTRSKSTISMELKRNKVKDKYMPCIAQEKYENRMYQQELLKIEKNPMLLDYIKNAMIRKKWSPDAIAGKLKLDKNTALCISTESIYRFVYTSAVAAKLKLYSYLPSKRYKRQKRGKRRQRIIIPQRISIHQRDAIATKKVEVGNFEADLTFYKGNQSMNIGALVDNKESKDYFSAE, from the coding sequence ATGATTTATGCTATAGCACAACATCTTACGAGGTCTAAAAGCACTATTAGTATGGAGCTAAAAAGAAATAAGGTAAAAGATAAGTATATGCCTTGTATTGCTCAGGAAAAATATGAAAACAGGATGTATCAGCAAGAGTTATTAAAAATAGAAAAGAACCCTATGTTGTTAGATTATATTAAAAATGCTATGATTCGCAAGAAATGGTCGCCGGATGCTATAGCCGGAAAGTTAAAACTAGACAAAAATACAGCTTTGTGTATCAGTACAGAAAGTATATATAGATTTGTTTACACTTCTGCAGTAGCAGCTAAATTAAAGTTATATAGCTATTTACCTTCTAAAAGATATAAAAGGCAAAAAAGAGGGAAGAGGCGTCAAAGGATCATTATACCACAAAGGATCTCAATACATCAGCGTGATGCAATAGCTACGAAAAAGGTAGAAGTAGGGAATTTTGAGGCAGATCTTACATTTTATAAAGGTAATCAAAGTATGAATATTGGTGCACTGGTGGATAATAAAGAGTCAAAAGATTATTTTAGTGCTGAATAA
- a CDS encoding IS30 family transposase produces the protein MHWWIIKSQKIILVLNNSKRATTVTNGFLRKIKTLPNSVRKTITMDNGKEFVGHVAYRLSGFQTFFCDPYRPRQKALVEKMNSMIHRILPKNTDITTVTQRDLDNVAEILNNMPRKIFGYKTPNEIWAENL, from the coding sequence GTGCACTGGTGGATAATAAAGAGTCAAAAGATTATTTTAGTGCTGAATAACTCCAAGAGAGCTACAACAGTTACCAATGGTTTTTTAAGAAAGATAAAAACTCTTCCAAATAGTGTGAGAAAGACTATTACTATGGATAATGGCAAAGAGTTTGTGGGGCATGTTGCCTATAGACTATCTGGGTTTCAAACTTTCTTTTGTGATCCATACCGCCCTAGACAAAAAGCATTAGTGGAAAAAATGAATTCTATGATTCATAGAATTTTACCTAAAAATACAGATATTACTACCGTTACACAAAGAGATCTTGACAATGTTGCTGAGATTTTAAATAACATGCCAAGAAAGATTTTTGGTTATAAAACCCCCAATGAAATTTGGGCAGAAAATTTATAG
- a CDS encoding IS630 transposase-related protein, whose amino-acid sequence MARAYAIELRLRVIKAVEAGIRISKVSKLFNVSRDTIQNLRYVWF is encoded by the coding sequence ATGGCACGAGCATATGCAATAGAACTAAGACTAAGAGTTATAAAAGCTGTAGAAGCAGGGATACGAATAAGTAAGGTAAGTAAATTATTTAATGTAAGTCGTGATACTATACAAAACTTACGCTATGTTTGGTTCTAA